The following proteins are encoded in a genomic region of Flammeovirga pectinis:
- a CDS encoding DUF72 domain-containing protein: MCMDFGRLKDISKVDFSLPGEDQYSKLMFRNHPNFVNSFTFRLGAPAWSCADWKGKIYPDKAQAPTFLHYYAQHFDTIELNSTHYGIPKENTLIKWRSTVGDNFRFSPKFLQSVSHRKRLKNSKDDVLEFTDQMLALGGNLGYSWVQLPPDFTTKEASALFQFLDLFPKNYKLGVELRHPSWFTDEVMLNTLSEILTDKGYALVITDVAGRRDVLHMRVTTPVLMVRFVGNELHQTDFKRVNDWRERIASFKRQGLQEVYFFGHQPEDILCPELGNYIGKDFTKHQISDFNYPIIREKIEQQSLF, from the coding sequence ATGTGTATGGATTTTGGTCGGCTCAAAGATATTTCTAAGGTAGATTTTTCGCTTCCCGGAGAAGATCAATATTCTAAATTGATGTTTAGAAATCATCCTAATTTTGTGAATTCTTTTACATTTAGGTTAGGGGCTCCTGCATGGTCTTGTGCCGATTGGAAAGGGAAAATATATCCAGATAAAGCACAAGCACCCACTTTTCTACATTATTACGCCCAACATTTTGATACCATAGAACTCAATTCTACACATTATGGTATCCCTAAAGAAAATACACTTATTAAGTGGAGGTCTACTGTAGGTGATAATTTCAGATTCAGTCCAAAGTTTCTACAATCGGTAAGTCATAGAAAAAGACTGAAAAATAGTAAAGATGATGTTCTAGAATTTACTGATCAGATGTTAGCTTTAGGGGGTAATCTGGGCTATTCTTGGGTACAACTACCTCCAGATTTCACTACAAAAGAAGCAAGTGCTTTATTCCAATTTCTTGATCTATTTCCTAAAAACTACAAGTTAGGGGTAGAGCTACGTCACCCTTCTTGGTTTACAGATGAAGTGATGCTAAATACATTATCAGAAATTCTTACGGATAAAGGATATGCCTTAGTGATTACAGATGTTGCAGGGAGAAGAGATGTACTACATATGAGAGTAACAACTCCTGTTTTAATGGTTCGATTTGTAGGAAACGAGTTACATCAAACAGATTTTAAAAGAGTAAATGATTGGCGAGAAAGAATAGCCTCCTTTAAAAGACAAGGCTTACAAGAGGTCTACTTTTTTGGACATCAACCAGAAGATATTCTTTGCCCAGAGTTAGGGAATTATATTGGCAAAGATTTTACGAAACATCAAATTTCTGATTTTAATTACCCAATTATTAGAGAAAAGATAGAACAACAGTCACTTTTTTGA
- a CDS encoding NAD(P)H-binding protein — translation MKNEIEMINNMKTIVLFGATGATGQILLQKLINDDQIKKVITFTRKKLDDNDKIDQNILTDFSQLKTINVEADSVVTCLGTTLKKAGSIEAFEEIDRDLIFQIAEWTKKNQIKEFHTISSVGADAEASNYYLRVKGEMQELVKSVGIESTVFYQPSILKAGNREEFRLKESASQLFFQLISNLSPKFEKYAPVDVNEMSTFIHQNLFNNNHGITFYSSSEINSVSFLSQSEYFSKEKSTSFSLFLFGGVNTVLQSAIYSLSSSVFIKGISLPILTASALACIVGGVILLQIPQHIKSLQKELELGVPLIEALRVSKVIKTFNKLLTTELLTLVGGAILGFGFSNQFLQGIGLGAILSAFILLLIDTNLIANAKKI, via the coding sequence ATGAAAAATGAAATAGAAATGATAAATAACATGAAAACGATTGTGCTTTTTGGAGCAACAGGAGCTACAGGTCAAATTTTACTTCAAAAACTTATTAATGACGATCAAATTAAAAAGGTAATAACTTTTACTAGAAAAAAGCTTGATGATAATGATAAAATAGATCAAAATATATTAACAGATTTTTCTCAATTAAAGACTATAAATGTAGAAGCTGATAGTGTTGTTACTTGTTTAGGTACTACTTTGAAAAAAGCAGGATCTATAGAGGCTTTTGAAGAAATTGATAGAGACCTTATCTTTCAAATTGCAGAATGGACGAAAAAGAATCAGATAAAAGAGTTTCATACTATAAGTTCTGTTGGTGCTGATGCAGAAGCGTCTAATTATTATTTGAGGGTAAAAGGAGAGATGCAAGAGTTGGTTAAAAGTGTAGGAATTGAGAGTACAGTTTTTTATCAACCCTCAATTCTTAAAGCAGGAAATAGAGAAGAATTTAGATTAAAGGAATCGGCAAGTCAATTGTTTTTTCAATTGATATCAAACTTGTCTCCTAAATTCGAAAAATATGCACCAGTTGATGTTAATGAGATGTCAACTTTTATTCATCAAAATTTATTTAATAATAATCATGGTATTACTTTTTATTCTTCTTCAGAAATTAATAGCGTATCTTTTTTAAGTCAGAGCGAGTATTTTAGTAAAGAAAAATCAACTTCATTTTCATTGTTTTTATTTGGAGGAGTTAATACTGTACTTCAAAGTGCTATTTACTCATTATCTTCCTCTGTTTTTATTAAAGGAATAAGTCTCCCTATTTTGACAGCCTCTGCTTTAGCTTGTATAGTTGGAGGTGTTATTTTACTTCAAATACCCCAACATATTAAGTCTTTACAAAAGGAACTTGAATTAGGCGTACCATTAATAGAAGCATTAAGAGTGAGTAAAGTGATAAAAACTTTTAATAAATTGCTTACCACAGAACTTCTTACTTTAGTAGGTGGAGCTATTTTGGGGTTTGGTTTTAGTAATCAATTTTTACAAGGAATTGGGTTAGGTGCAATTTTATCTGCATTTATTCTACTCTTAATTGATACCAATTTAATAGCGAATGCAAAAAAAATATAA
- a CDS encoding DUF1349 domain-containing protein, with product MESLNPCELLKGENFFKLKANAGTDFICKYEEYVKDSATFYHQFKEGDFTIKGKVTTLGSAPFDAAFLMVRQNGRKWMKIAVELGVDKKYNVVSVITNNWSDDANGEILEGNNCWLRITRKNNFFGLHYSIDGIKWRFVRAFGMEMDKSVSIGFGIQSPKGDNCIGIIEELKVSDIPVDNFRNGS from the coding sequence ATGGAATCTTTAAATCCTTGTGAGTTACTAAAAGGAGAGAATTTTTTTAAACTCAAAGCAAATGCAGGCACAGATTTTATATGTAAATATGAAGAATATGTAAAGGATAGTGCTACATTTTACCATCAGTTTAAAGAGGGGGATTTTACTATTAAAGGGAAAGTAACAACCTTAGGTTCTGCTCCTTTCGATGCGGCATTTTTAATGGTGCGTCAGAATGGTCGAAAATGGATGAAAATTGCTGTAGAATTAGGTGTTGATAAGAAATATAATGTTGTTTCTGTTATTACAAATAACTGGTCTGATGATGCGAATGGAGAAATATTAGAAGGAAATAATTGTTGGTTAAGGATAACCAGGAAAAATAATTTCTTCGGATTGCATTATTCTATTGATGGAATAAAATGGAGGTTTGTTAGGGCATTTGGAATGGAAATGGACAAATCAGTGTCAATTGGATTTGGTATACAATCACCAAAAGGAGATAACTGTATTGGAATTATTGAAGAATTGAAAGTGTCGGATATTCCAGTTGATAACTTTAGAAACGGGAGTTGA
- a CDS encoding shikimate dehydrogenase family protein produces the protein MNNNNLESFNLPFNTNTLFLFSTSGSQSSLEKHNKALQSLSANLSYFTFPHKISAKEYANLLKSPITRGGAVTGQGLKSEIIPFLDEIEVLAKNTGAVNTVVNRNGKLYGFNTDAFGFETAVRKHIGESGLEIKSAVIYGNGGVSGVASYVLKNMGINVTMRGRNQGRVNKKMEELRLKDFSGPFDLVVNATPMSSYQLSEVTGFLEILEGSKMVFDHNMPEKDNKINYLEQYCLKTDTYFIPGKDMYIPQMIKQWRLFINGALDTSGNKLEVSENDIKKHWNV, from the coding sequence ATGAACAATAACAATCTAGAATCATTCAACCTGCCTTTTAATACGAATACCTTATTCTTATTTTCAACATCTGGTAGTCAGTCATCTTTAGAAAAACACAATAAAGCACTTCAGTCATTATCTGCAAATTTGAGTTATTTTACATTCCCACATAAAATTAGTGCAAAAGAATACGCTAATTTATTAAAGTCACCAATAACTAGAGGAGGCGCTGTAACAGGGCAAGGGTTGAAATCAGAAATAATACCATTCCTTGACGAAATAGAAGTATTGGCAAAAAATACAGGAGCCGTAAATACGGTAGTAAATAGAAATGGAAAACTCTACGGTTTTAATACAGATGCATTTGGTTTTGAAACTGCAGTCAGAAAACATATTGGGGAATCTGGTTTGGAAATAAAAAGTGCAGTTATTTATGGAAATGGAGGTGTATCGGGAGTGGCTTCATATGTGTTGAAAAATATGGGAATTAACGTAACGATGAGAGGTAGGAATCAGGGTAGAGTTAATAAAAAGATGGAAGAGCTTAGGTTAAAAGATTTTTCAGGTCCCTTTGATTTGGTAGTAAATGCAACACCAATGTCATCCTATCAATTAAGTGAAGTTACTGGGTTTCTTGAAATACTTGAAGGTTCTAAAATGGTTTTTGACCATAATATGCCTGAAAAAGATAATAAAATAAATTACCTAGAACAATATTGTCTTAAAACCGACACGTATTTTATTCCAGGAAAAGATATGTATATACCTCAAATGATTAAGCAATGGAGACTTTTTATAAATGGTGCATTAGATACCTCGGGTAATAAACTAGAAGTTTCAGAAAATGACATAAAAAAACACTGGAATGTATAG